The genomic window GATGATCGAGGCTGTGAAGTGATTGCAACTGATAAAGAGACATTGCGCCCGTTGTATGAAAATTACTCTGAGTGGCTCTATGAATATAACCTTGAAGATATGAAACAGTTGTTTGCGTAACCAGTTAAGTCTAGGAAAATAATATGCTATTACTTTTATCTGAATGTAACTTAATAGCAAATAAGTTACATTCAAAACCAAAGATAACCCCCGATCAGCCGTCTGGCCAATCGGGGGTTATTCCATGCGCTATTGTTAACTTTTCACGAGATCGGAACTGATTTTTTTCTCGTCTTGCTTCTCGTCATATTCTTGCATCAGGGAAGGAACATCCGTCTGAAGAGCTGCAGCTAACGATTTCAAGCTTTTCAAGGTCACATTCTGACTGCCATTTTCAATACGAGATACCACGTTTTGCTTGGTGTGCATACGTGAAGCAACTTCGCTTTGCGTAAGGCCTAAGCGATTTCTGCGTTGAATGATATTTCGAGCGATTGTATATTCCAGTTCGCTGTCCGCCCACTCCTTAGCAAATTCCGGATCTTTTAAGTTTTCTGCTACGTAACTTTCCAAAAAACTCATGTTGAATCCCTCCCTTTTTGTCGTAAATAATCATCTCGATAGCGTTTGGCACGATCGATTTCACTCTGCGGTGTTTTTTGAGTTTTCTTTCGAAAACCATTTAACAAGATAAATTCGCCATTTTCGTAATGAAAATGGAACACGCGAAAGATATTGTTGCCTAAAACCGTCCGAAGTTCATAGATGTCCTGATCGATCGGCCTTCGGTGTGGCATCCGTAACATTGGACCAAACTCACCCAATAATTGAATGGTGCGTAACACCTTTGCCTTTTCCTTTGCAGGAAGCGAATCTAGAAACTCGGCAGCAGGTTTTTCGCCATTGTCTTTTTTATATGCATTGACTGTCCATTTCGACTTTTCCATACATCAAATATAACATATAAGTAATAAAATATCGAATATGCTAAACGGTTTTTGAATGTAACATAAGTGTAATTAAGTTACATTCAAACCCCTGATTCTATTGACTTCGCCGAAAAATCAAGCGAAACTGATTTTACGAGAAAAAATGATACATTCAGATCGTTGAGTTTCCTGCGTTCGC from Planococcus sp. MSAK28401 includes these protein-coding regions:
- a CDS encoding helix-turn-helix domain-containing protein; the encoded protein is MSFLESYVAENLKDPEFAKEWADSELEYTIARNIIQRRNRLGLTQSEVASRMHTKQNVVSRIENGSQNVTLKSLKSLAAALQTDVPSLMQEYDEKQDEKKISSDLVKS
- a CDS encoding type II toxin-antitoxin system RelE/ParE family toxin, with the translated sequence MEKSKWTVNAYKKDNGEKPAAEFLDSLPAKEKAKVLRTIQLLGEFGPMLRMPHRRPIDQDIYELRTVLGNNIFRVFHFHYENGEFILLNGFRKKTQKTPQSEIDRAKRYRDDYLRQKGRDST